The following are encoded together in the Drosophila takahashii strain IR98-3 E-12201 chromosome X, DtakHiC1v2, whole genome shotgun sequence genome:
- the dy gene encoding uncharacterized protein dy, translating to MQHQHPQQQHKQVRCRNLRRNVEIGAKKIWLPLIIFLSLQVALVCADDVEVVKAIAGGPDDDLTIALGDHENELDQMAQESEQEQQAQAQQQQQQQQQQQQQQLPQIQMQLPQSVPKVQVHYQHNMPQPPPNVAVGLTMRNNHQNIPLSFGQPFGPPPPPGAQFYKGPPPPQLQQRPQPPPQLQLQVQPQQQQQQQQQQQQQQGQQQQVQVPDLSVGGSSNNEIWAAPVQDMPKIVSLDVKCEKNGMKVFVQFDKPFNGIVFSKGHYSNMNCVHLPSGLGRSSASFDIGLHECGTAGNTDNYNQGYGHEAGSTGAGTYFENIIVIQYDPQVQEVWDQARKLRCTWHDQYEKSVTFRPFPVDMLDVVRADFAGDNVGCWMQIQVGKGPWASEVSGLVKIGQTMTMVLAIKDDDSKFDMLVRNCVAHDGKRAPIQLVDQRGCVTRPKLMSRFTKIKNFGASASVLSYAHFQAFKFPDSMEVHFQCTIQICRYHCPEQCSAETNLQDVHHLQVGPESQYGPPPQLHVDAYHVASAIGKRRDERRVQRRARAVAEPQVGLNRIIKVVSSGDLTFAIDENGNGSSSLNGSSFGNGVDRSPQTMVFPLREEGLICMTTPGFAITLIVLLGILVTSCLTSAVLYVRLRPFASFSASAKERAVAFTNPQLAQLPQLPHPVIQLPSPADLQGTLSKKRAMS from the exons GTCGCCCTCGTCTGCGCGGACGATGTGGAGGTGGTGAAGGCCATTGCCGGTGGGCCGGACGACGATCTGACCATCGCCCTGGGTGATCACGAGAACGAGCTGGACCAGATGGCCCAGGAGtcggagcaggagcagcaggctcaagcgcaacagcagcagcagcagcaacagcagcaacagcagcaacagctgcCGCAGATCCAGATGCAGTTGCCCCAGTCGGTGCCCAAGGTGCAGGTGCACTACCAGCACAACATGCCCCAGCCACCGCCCAATGTGGCCGTGGGCCTCACCATGCGCA ACAATCACCAGAACATTCCGCTGAGCTTTGGCCAGCCCTTCggaccgccgccgccgccgggaGCGCAGTTCTACAAGggaccgccgccgccgcagctgcagcagcgaccgcagccgccgccgcagttgcagttgcaggtgcagccgcaacagcagcagcagcaacagcagcagcagcagcagcagcagggacagcagcaacaggtgcAGGTGCCCGATTTGAGTGTGGGCGGATCGAGCAACAACGAGATCTGGGCGGCTCCCGTGCAGGACATGCCCAAGATCGTCTCCCTGGACGTGAAGTGCGAGAAGAACGGCATGAAGGTGTTCGTGCAGTTCGACAAGCCCTTCAACGGCATCGTCTTCTCGAAGGGCCACTACAGCAACATGAACTGCGTCCACCTGCCCTCCGGATTGGGCCGCAGCTCGGCTAGCTTCGACATTGGGCTGCACGAGTGCGGAACCGCCGGGAATACGGACAACTACAACCAGGGCTATGGCCACGAGGCGGGAAGCACGGGGGCGGGCACGTATTTCGAGAACATCATCGTCATCCAGTACGATCCGCAGGTGCAGGAGGTGTGGGATCAGGCGAGGAAGCTGCGCTGCACGTGGCACGATCAGTACGAGAAGAGCGTGACCTTCAGGCCCTTCCCCGTCGACATGCTGGATGTGGTGAGGGCGGATTTCGCGGGCGACAATGTGGGCTGCTGGATGCAAATCCAAGTGGGCAAGGGCCCGTGGGCCTCGGAGGTCTCGGGGCTGGTGAAGATCGGCCAGACAATGACCATGGTGCTGGCCATCAAGGACGACGACTCCAAGTTCGATATGCTGGTGCGCAATTGTGTGGCCCACGACGGCAAGAGGGCGCCCATTCAGTTGGTGGACCAGAGGGGTTGCGTTACCCGACCCAAGCTAATGTCCCGCTTCACGAAGATCAAGAACTTCGGGGCCTCCGCCTCGGTGCTGTCGTATGCCCACTTCCAGGCCTTCAAGTTCCCCGACTCGATGGAGGTGCACTTCCAGTGCACCATCCAGATCTGCCGCTACCACTGCCCGGAGCAATGCTCGGCGGAGACGAACCTCCAGGACGTCCACCATCTGCAGGTGGGTCCGGAGTCGCAGTACGGACCGCCGCCGCAGCTCCATGTGGATGCGTATCATGTGGCCAGTGCGATTGGCAAGCGAAGGGACGAGCGGAGGGTCCAGAGGAGGGCTCGAGCGGTGGCCGAGCCGCAGGTGGGCCTGAACAGGATCATCAAGGTGGTGTCCTCTGGGGATCTGACCTTTGCAATTGACGAGAATGGTAATGGTAGCTCCTCTTTGAATGGCTCCTCCTTTGGCAACGGGGTGGATCGCAGTCCACAGACGATGGTGTTCCCGCTGCGCGAGGAGGGACTCATCTGCATGACCACGCCGGGCTTCGCCATCACGCTCATCGTGCTGCTGGGCATCCTGGTCACCTCCTGCCTCACCTCCGCCGTGCTCTACGTCCGCCTGCGCCCCTTCGCCTCGTTCTCGGCCAGCGCCAAGGAGCGGGCCGTCGCCTTCACGAATCCCCAGCTGGCCCAGCTGCCCCAGCTGCCGCATCCCGTCATCCAGCTGCCCTCGCCGGCGGATCTGCAGGGCACGCTCTCCAAGAAGCGGGCGATGTCGTGA